CATCATCACTCACCTCGAACAACTGTGCGCCCAGGTCCAACTGGCACCGACTGCCGTATTCGAAGAGGAACTACAGGATGCCACCCTGCGCATGATGTTTGTCTGCTGTGATCCGGGCCTCTCCCCCGCGGCGTCCGTCGCCCTCATCCTCAAGACGCTGGCCGGCTTCAGCGAAGCCGAGATCGCCGCGGCCTACCTGCAACCCCGCGACACCATCGCCAAACGCCTCGTGCGCGCCCGCCGCCAACTACGGGAGCATCCGCCCGCCTTCGAGCTACCGCCCCCGGCCGAACTTACGACCCGCACCGGCGCCGTGCTGCACGCGCTCTACCTCCTGTTCAGCGAAGGCTACTGCGCCTCCACCGGCGACCAAACCATTCGCGCCGACCTCTGCGCCGAGGCCCGCCGCCTGCTCGCCGCCCTTCGGCAGGCGCCCTGTGGCCAGACCCCCGCCGCCGCCGCGTTGGCCGCATTGTTCTGTTTTCACTCCGCCCGCCTCACCGCCCGCACCGACCTCGACGGCACCCCGCTGCTGCTCGCCGATCAGGACCGTCGCCTATGGGACCAGACACTCATTCACGAAGGCAGGCGACACCCTCACCCGCTATCACTGCGAAGCCGGCATCGCCGCCTGCCACTGCCTCGCGCTGACCTTTGCGCAGACCGACTGGCCGCAGATCATTCGTCTCTACCGTCAGTTTGCTACCATCGCGCCGTCGCCTCTGGTCACCCTCAATCACGCCGTCGCCCTCACCGCCGGCGGCCAGGCCGCCACCGCCCGCCAACTGCTGGACGAAGGCATCGACCGCCAAGCCCTCGCGGCGCACCACCGCTACCACGCCGCCCGCGCCTACGCCTGGCACGACCACGATCCCGCCATCGCCCGCGCCGCCTACCAACGCGCCGTCGCCCTCGCGCCGTTGCCCGCCGAGCGCGAGGCCCTCCTCCGCCGACTGGATTCGCTGCCGCAAACCCCGTAGCTGCGTTTGAGCAAAGCGAAAACGTGGCCCACCCTGCCCCCCCCGCCTCGGCCCGCTCAGTCGATCGCGTCCTGGCTCTCCGGTTCGTGCGGGAACGGCGCAAACCACGCCAGCAGCACCGGCGGTATCGACGCCAACAATACAAAACCAAAGAAGGTCGAGTAGGTCTGGTCACACAGCGAATAGACCCAACCGCTCACCGACCCGGTCGACCAGCGCGTCATCGCCATCACCCCGGTCGCAAACGCATAGTGCGTCATCTTGAACGGCCCCGGCGCCACCTGCTGCATCATGTAAAGCATGTGCCCCACCGACCCCATGCCGAAGCCGAACTTTTCCAACGCCACCACCGCGCCAATCAAGACCACGTTGTCCGGCAGCGCCTGGCTCAGGTAGTAGTAGGTCACGTTCGGCACGTTCAGCACGAGCACCAGCAACACGAGCGAGCGTTTCAGCGTCATGCGCGCCACCAGAAACCCGCCCACAAACGCCCCCACGATGAAGGCGATCGTGCCCACCGTGCCGTTGATGTGACCCAACGCCGCGTTGTCCAAACCGAGCCCGCCCAGCGCTCGATCATCGAGCATGAACAGGGGTCCAAACTTCTCGATGAACCCTTCGCCAAAGCGGTAGAAAAACACCACCGCCAGCATCATCCAGATGTGCGGCTTCTGGAAAAAACTCGCCCACGACTCCGTCAACGCCGGCCACGCTGCCTTCATGCCCTGTCCCTGCAAAGGCGAGATCTGCCCCGTTGGCAGCGTGCGCAAATGCCACAGGCCAAACGCGCCCATCACCAGCCCCGTGCCGCCCATCACCAGAATCCAGCAATGCACCCACGACAACTGCAGGTCGTTGTGCAACCAGCCCGTGAGCGACACCAACAGACCCGACGCGATCACCGCGCCGAGATTCCAACACATGCCCTGCAAGCCCGCGTAACGCGCCTGATCCCGCACCGGCATCGTCGTCATGAACACGCCGTCCGCCACGATGTCCTGCGTCGCCGACGCAAACCCCACGATCCAGAAGAACGCCAGCGACGCCCGGAAGAAGCCTTCCAGCGGCAAACAGAACGCCACCGCGCCCAGGCCGAGCATCATGGTGAACTCCATCGAGATCACCCACCACCGCTTCGTTTTGAACGGCTCCAGAAACGGCGACCACAGCGGCTTGAGCACCCACGGCAGATACATCTGCGAGGTGTAGAGCGCGATCTCCTCATTCGAGACGCCGAGGTTCTTGTAGATGATGGCGGCGACCACACCGACCGTCACATTGGGCAAACCCATCGCCAAATACAGCGAGGGCACCCACGTAAGCGGGTGGCGGGGGGAACGAGCAGATTCAGACATGCGCGGGGGTTTTGATTTAACCCAAAACCTGCACGTAAATCCGCCCCCACCGCCAGCTCCAAGTCAGCTCCAACCTTAGGATGGCTCACCCCGTCCTCACCCGAACCCTCGCAAACACAGTCGACACGCCACCGCTCCTCTGAACGAATCTCCGCCTCAGGCTGGCCACCCGATTCGCGTTTCGCATGTCCGCATCACTTCCCCCGCCCTCCCGCCTCCGCCACCACTGGCTGTCCCGGCTGCTGCTTACCGGCCTCCTCGCCAGCCTGGTCTCCGCCCAGACCATCACCGTCCGCAACCTGCGCGACACCGGTCCCTCCGCCAACCGTCTGAACGTCGTCATCCTCGGCGACGGTTTCACCGGGGCCCAGGAGACCGCGTTCTTCAACGAGGCCACGTGGGCGCTCAGCGCCATCGTCAATGATCCCGCACTGCAGCCGTTCTACGAATATATCAACGCGACCGCCATCTTCACCGAGAGCGCCGAAGCCGGCACCCGCATCCCCGCCGAGAACCTGACCCCCGACACCTACTTCGGCGCCTCCTTCACCGACGGCGACGATTCCCGGTTGGTGTATATCCAAAACAGCGCCGGCCAATCCAAAGTCTACGACCTGCTGCTGCAGCACGTGCCGGACTACGACTACGTGGTGCTCTTGATCAACAGCACCCGCTACGGCGGCGCCGGAGGGTTTCCCATGACGGCCACCCTGCATTCGAGTTCCGCCGAAATCCTGCTCCACGAGAGCGGTCACAGCTTCGCGGGACTGACCGACGAATATGTCGACGAGGCCAACGCCGACTACTACCCGATTGCCGAATTCGCCAACAGCACTTCGAACCCCACCCGTGAATCGTTGCCGTGGCGCAAGTTCGTCGATGACGGCACCCCGATTCCCACCACCTCTTCGTTCAGCACCGCCATCACCAGCATCGGCGCGTATGAAGGCAGCCACTACCGCAGCACCGGCCAGTTCCGTCCCGTCTACGACTCCAAGATGCGCTCCCTCAACCGCCCGTGGGGCGCCGTCAACCTGCGCGCCTTCAGCGAGAGTGTTCACGCCCTCAACCTCGAACAGGCCACCGAACTCCCCGACATCATCAGCGAACCCGACCCGAGTCTCTACACCCCCGGAAGCCTCCTCTCCTTCTACGTCAACGCCTCCAGCCCCGGCCCACTCTCTTACCAATGGATCAAGGACGGCCGCTACCTGCCCGAAGCTCAGTCGCTCAGCCTCGATCTCGGCGTCGTCTCCGCCCTCGAATACGGCGTCTACACCGTGGAGATCACCAACGCCGTCGGCACCACCACCTCGCGAGCCATCGCACTGGACGCCAACGGTGCGCGCTTCCTCGAGGACGATCCGGCTCCCTCGGATCCCAATGGACGCCTCACCAACCTCTCGGTCCTCTCCATCGCCGGCTCCGGCGAGCAAACGCTCACCCTCGGCTTCGCCGTCGACAACGCCTTGGACGGCGCGACCAAACAACTGCTCGTCCGCGCCATCGGCCCTGGTCTCAGCCGCTTCGAGGTGCCCAACACCATTGGCGACCCGTTCCTCACCGTGGCCCCCCTCGGCTCCAGCACCAGCGAGACCAACGACAATTGGGGCGGCAGTTCCGAATTCGCCAACATCTTTGCCATGGTTGGCGCCTTCGCCCTCGAGGATGCCGCCAGCACCGACTCCGTTCTGCGCGTCACCGCACCCAAGCTGCCACACACCGCCCAAGTCAGCAACCGCCTCCTCAGCACGGGCCGCGCTCTGATTGAGGTTTACGATCTCGACGGTCTTTCCTCCCCGCGACTCGTCAACCTCTCCGCCCGCAGCGCGCTCAGCCCTGGTGCCCCCTCGCTCGTCGGCGGTTTTGTCTACGAGGGTTCGGCCCCCAAGCGTTTCTTGATTCGCGCCGTGGGACCGAGCTTGAGCCAGTTCAATATCGGCAACCCGCTGCCCGATCCCACGCTCACAATTCACTCCGCGTTGACCGGATCCGTCGTCGCGACCAACGACGACTGGAATGGCGACGACGCGCTGGCGGCGGCGTTCGATTCCGTGGGCGCGTTTGGCTTCAGCGACACCACCTCCGCCGACTCCGCCCTTATCATCGAATTGGCCAACGGCCCCTACACCGCGACGATTTCCCCCGCTCCCGGCAGCGACACGTCCGGCACGGTGTTGATCGAGGTTTACGAATTGCCCTGAGCGGCCTCCGCGCACTCCGCAAAAAACCGCCCGGTTTCACCGCGCGGTCGGGTCAAGCTGGCGTGCTCCTGCCGTCCTGTTCGCAGGACGGTTGAGGAGCCGCGCAGCTGGTGCATCACATCGACTCGGAGCAGCAACCGCTCAATCGATGCGCAGGTATTTTTCCGCCGGAATCTTGAAACGGTGCCCTGAGTCCAGATCCGTGAAAATGTGCCAGTGCGGATCGTCTGTCTTGTGCACCGCGACCTCTAGTTTTTGGCCCGGTTCGTAGTGGTATTCCGACGCGACCAAGACGTGGTCTTCATGTTCGATCGCTTCACCCAACTCGCCGCTGTGCGGCTCCTTAATTTCAATATGCCAGTGCATGGGAGGTATGGGGTTATGCCTTCCACTGGCTCTCACACGAAGGGCGGGGAGCCAGCTTCGGCGTTACGGGGGATGCCGCTGACCATGACCGCCCCCTGCGCCCACGTCGATTCCCCTCATCGCGCAGTTTCTGCCAAACAAAGCGCACCCCCTGCATCCTCCGGGAACCTCCCTCCCTCAAGGGAGTCGACTCCTCCCTTCGCCCACCTAATCCTCCCACCTCTTGCCGAGCTTCCCCCCGCCATCCGCTTCTTCTTCAACCCGCCGACGCCTCGTCGGACTGGTCGTGCTGCTGCTGCTCTTGGTCGGCGCGGGCTTCATGCTACTTCGCCCGCCGCCGCGTCCGGCCACGGCGTCCACTCCGGCCACCGACACCCCATCCGCCGACATCACCTCGGATCGTCCGGCCACGGGTGCCTCAGCACCCTCGCCCGCTCCGCTCGACTCGCCAGACGCATCCACCACCACGGTCGATCTCGCCACCGAATTGACGACCAACCTCCAACCCGGACGGATTGCCTTTCTCACGCTGTCCATCGATCCCACCGCCGGCACCGCCCAACTCACCGCCGCCCGCGGCTCCGCCGGACGCGCCAAAGCACTGCCCGTCCGGCCGCGGCCCGGTTACCTGCGCGTCGACGCGTTCGACGCGTCGGGTGCACTCACTTTTTCCGCCTCCGTGCCGGACCCAACCAATCGCCATCTCGAGCACCCCAGCGCCGAGGACCCCCACCAACTCACCACCACCGTAATCCGCGATCCGGACGCACCGCTGCACCTGCGCCTGCCCGGGGAATCCCAAGCCACCCGCCTCATTCTCTATCGCCTCTCCCCCGATGCGCCCTCCGCCACCGCGCCGTGGGCTCCTTTTGCCACCGTGACGCTTCCTCGCTCATGATCTCTCGTATTCCCGACGCCCTTCGCCTGCTGTTCCTCATTGGCCTGACCACCGCGTTCGCCTCCGCCCAGACCGCCACCGTGCGCAGCCTGCGTGACACCGGTCCCTCCGCCCAGCGCATCAATTTCGTCATCCTCGGCGATGGCTTCACCGCCGCTCAGGAAAACAGCTTCTTCACCGCCGCCGAAAACGCCGTAACCACCCTGCTCACCGACGAGGCCTTCGCCCCCTTCGCCGACCTCATCAACGCCACCGCCATCTTCACCGCCAGTGCCGAAGCCGGCACCACCATCCCGGCCGAGAACCTTGCCCCGGACACCTACTTCCGCAGCACCTTTTCCGAGGGTGAGTTCTCCCGCCTCGTTTACATCGACGACCCCACCGGCCGCGCCCGCGTCAACGACCTGCTCTTCACCCACACGCCCGACTACGACCACGTCGTGATGCTCGTAAATACCCCGCGCTACGGCGGCGGCGGCGGGTTCCCCCTCTGCGTCACCTTGCACGAAAGCACCGCTGGCGTGCTCCTCCACGAGAGCGGACACAGCTTCGCCGGTCTCGCCGACGAATACGTCGATGAGGAAATCGCCGACGACTACCCGCCCAACGAATACCCCAACAGCACCGCCGAAAACACCCGTGAACGCCTGCCCTGGCGCCGCTTCGTGAGCGACACCACGCCCGTCCCCACCACCGAAAGCTTCAGCACCGACATCTCCATCATCGGCGCCTTCGAAGGCAGCTACTACCGCAGCACCGGATATTACCGCCCCGTCTTCGCCTCCAAGATGCGCGACCACACGCAACCGTGGGGCGCCGTCAACCTCCGCGCCTTCGCCAACGCCGTGCACCAACTCGACCTCAACCAGGCCGAGCTGCCGCCCTTCGTGGCCAACCTCTCCGTGCCCGACAACTACACCCCCGGCTCCCCCCTCGTTCTCTCCGCCACCGCCCAGGGCGTCGGCCCCTTCACCTACCAGTGGACGAAGGACAACCGCTTCATCATCGGCCAAACCGACGCCGCCCTCAACCTCGGCAACGGCAGCCCGTCCACCTACGGCACCTACACCCTCGAGATCACCAACGCCGCCGGCACCACCCGCTCCCGCACGGTCATCGTCGACGCCTCCGGCGCACGTATCGAGGAACAGGATACAAGCGGCGTCGGCCGCCTTACCAACCTC
This portion of the Actomonas aquatica genome encodes:
- a CDS encoding MFS transporter, whose protein sequence is MSESARSPRHPLTWVPSLYLAMGLPNVTVGVVAAIIYKNLGVSNEEIALYTSQMYLPWVLKPLWSPFLEPFKTKRWWVISMEFTMMLGLGAVAFCLPLEGFFRASLAFFWIVGFASATQDIVADGVFMTTMPVRDQARYAGLQGMCWNLGAVIASGLLVSLTGWLHNDLQLSWVHCWILVMGGTGLVMGAFGLWHLRTLPTGQISPLQGQGMKAAWPALTESWASFFQKPHIWMMLAVVFFYRFGEGFIEKFGPLFMLDDRALGGLGLDNAALGHINGTVGTIAFIVGAFVGGFLVARMTLKRSLVLLVLVLNVPNVTYYYLSQALPDNVVLIGAVVALEKFGFGMGSVGHMLYMMQQVAPGPFKMTHYAFATGVMAMTRWSTGSVSGWVYSLCDQTYSTFFGFVLLASIPPVLLAWFAPFPHEPESQDAID
- a CDS encoding M64 family metallopeptidase — protein: MSASLPPPSRLRHHWLSRLLLTGLLASLVSAQTITVRNLRDTGPSANRLNVVILGDGFTGAQETAFFNEATWALSAIVNDPALQPFYEYINATAIFTESAEAGTRIPAENLTPDTYFGASFTDGDDSRLVYIQNSAGQSKVYDLLLQHVPDYDYVVLLINSTRYGGAGGFPMTATLHSSSAEILLHESGHSFAGLTDEYVDEANADYYPIAEFANSTSNPTRESLPWRKFVDDGTPIPTTSSFSTAITSIGAYEGSHYRSTGQFRPVYDSKMRSLNRPWGAVNLRAFSESVHALNLEQATELPDIISEPDPSLYTPGSLLSFYVNASSPGPLSYQWIKDGRYLPEAQSLSLDLGVVSALEYGVYTVEITNAVGTTTSRAIALDANGARFLEDDPAPSDPNGRLTNLSVLSIAGSGEQTLTLGFAVDNALDGATKQLLVRAIGPGLSRFEVPNTIGDPFLTVAPLGSSTSETNDNWGGSSEFANIFAMVGAFALEDAASTDSVLRVTAPKLPHTAQVSNRLLSTGRALIEVYDLDGLSSPRLVNLSARSALSPGAPSLVGGFVYEGSAPKRFLIRAVGPSLSQFNIGNPLPDPTLTIHSALTGSVVATNDDWNGDDALAAAFDSVGAFGFSDTTSADSALIIELANGPYTATISPAPGSDTSGTVLIEVYELP
- a CDS encoding M64 family metallopeptidase, which translates into the protein MISRIPDALRLLFLIGLTTAFASAQTATVRSLRDTGPSAQRINFVILGDGFTAAQENSFFTAAENAVTTLLTDEAFAPFADLINATAIFTASAEAGTTIPAENLAPDTYFRSTFSEGEFSRLVYIDDPTGRARVNDLLFTHTPDYDHVVMLVNTPRYGGGGGFPLCVTLHESTAGVLLHESGHSFAGLADEYVDEEIADDYPPNEYPNSTAENTRERLPWRRFVSDTTPVPTTESFSTDISIIGAFEGSYYRSTGYYRPVFASKMRDHTQPWGAVNLRAFANAVHQLDLNQAELPPFVANLSVPDNYTPGSPLVLSATAQGVGPFTYQWTKDNRFIIGQTDAALNLGNGSPSTYGTYTLEITNAAGTTRSRTVIVDASGARIEEQDTSGVGRLTNLSVRTLAGPASSPLTLGFTIDQGSAGATKELLVRAVGPGLAIFEVANYLGDPQLSIGALGSSDPRVRNDNWGGDAALSDAFTRVGAFPLDDPDSGDAAVLLSALQRPHTAQVTSTLEGISGITLVEVYDTEDQASPRLVNLSARAAIDPINPILVAGFVYAGDAPKRFLIRAIGPGLATYHVPDLLEDPQLVVRSLTTGQIVAANDNWAGSDELAAAFAAVGAFPLTDPDSTDAALIIELESGPYTATVSPTAFGFGTVLVEVYELP